One Desulfovibrio sp. UIB00 DNA window includes the following coding sequences:
- a CDS encoding phosphomannomutase, which yields MGNSLSCFKAYDIRGRVPGVLNAPLALALGRAVVEILGAKSVVIGRDARLSGPELRDALALGLREAGAQVTDIGMCGTEEIYYAAANQPFGAGVMITGSHNPADENGFKLVRGGAIPISGDSGLFALRDRVGAILAENGDTAESRELPPLHNASFRADYVAWLLEYSGAAQLALTAGRKPLKIVADAGNGCAGLVLNDLMASLPFEFVCRQMQPDGTFPDGVPNPLLPERRAATAAAVRESGADMGVAWDGDFDRCFFYDADGNFIEGYYCIGLLAQELLRRVPGGKVVHDTRVYWNTREVVQAAGGQPVMGKTGHAFMKERMRAEDAVYGGEMSAHHYFRDFAYCDSGMLPWLLVASLLHRTGKPLAELVAERMAAYPCSGEINRRVQDAPALMRLVRDRYAPSALHEDSMDGVNLEFADWRFNLRMSNTEPLLRLNVESRGKHSLMEEKTAEILAFLEEQGGAVPA from the coding sequence ATGGGCAATTCACTTTCATGCTTCAAAGCCTACGATATTCGGGGCCGCGTGCCGGGTGTTCTCAATGCGCCGCTGGCACTTGCTCTCGGCAGGGCCGTTGTCGAAATCCTGGGTGCAAAAAGCGTTGTGATTGGCCGCGATGCCCGGCTTTCCGGCCCCGAATTGCGCGATGCGCTGGCCTTGGGCTTGCGTGAGGCCGGGGCGCAGGTGACGGACATAGGCATGTGCGGCACGGAAGAAATCTATTATGCCGCCGCCAACCAGCCCTTTGGCGCGGGCGTCATGATCACGGGCAGCCACAATCCGGCGGACGAGAACGGCTTTAAGCTGGTGCGCGGCGGGGCCATACCCATCAGCGGTGATTCTGGCCTGTTTGCCCTGCGCGATCGCGTGGGGGCCATCCTTGCTGAGAACGGCGACACTGCCGAATCCCGTGAACTACCCCCTCTGCACAATGCCTCGTTCCGGGCCGACTATGTGGCCTGGCTGCTTGAATACAGCGGTGCAGCACAGCTTGCGCTAACTGCTGGCCGCAAGCCCTTGAAGATTGTGGCTGATGCGGGTAATGGCTGCGCCGGACTAGTGTTGAACGACCTGATGGCCTCGTTGCCCTTTGAATTTGTCTGCCGCCAGATGCAGCCGGACGGAACTTTTCCCGATGGCGTGCCCAACCCCTTGCTGCCGGAACGGCGAGCGGCCACAGCCGCTGCCGTGCGCGAATCTGGCGCGGATATGGGCGTTGCCTGGGACGGCGATTTTGACCGCTGCTTTTTTTATGACGCGGACGGTAACTTTATTGAAGGTTATTACTGCATAGGCCTGCTGGCGCAGGAGCTGCTGCGGCGTGTGCCTGGCGGCAAAGTGGTGCACGACACCCGAGTGTACTGGAACACCCGTGAGGTGGTGCAGGCCGCAGGCGGGCAGCCCGTCATGGGCAAGACCGGACACGCCTTCATGAAAGAACGCATGCGCGCCGAAGATGCCGTGTATGGTGGCGAAATGAGCGCGCATCACTATTTTCGCGATTTTGCCTACTGCGATTCGGGCATGCTGCCCTGGCTGCTGGTGGCCTCGTTGCTGCACCGTACTGGCAAACCTCTGGCAGAGCTTGTGGCAGAGCGCATGGCGGCCTATCCATGCAGCGGTGAAATCAACCGAAGGGTGCAGGATGCCCCAGCCCTCATGCGGCTGGTGAGGGATCGTTATGCGCCTTCGGCTCTGCACGAAGACAGCATGGACGGCGTTAATCTGGAATTCGCCGACTGGCGTTTCAATTTGCGCATGTCCAATACTGAACCCCTGCTGCGCCTGAATGTGGAGAGCAGGGGAAAACATTCGCTGATGGAAGAAAAAACGGCTGAAATACTAGCTTTTCTGGAAGAGCAGGGTGGGGCCGTGCCCGCCTGA
- a CDS encoding mannose-1-phosphate guanylyltransferase/mannose-6-phosphate isomerase: protein MQNIAPVILCGGSGTRLWPLSREAYPKQFVDLGDGKTLFKDTVLRAQHMPDSMEPVIVCNEAHRFYVTAELYECGVHGKILLEPAPRNTAPAIALAAFALKEDGADPLMLVLPSDHAIGDEGVFFEGVKRAAALAEQGRIVTFGIAPTGPETGFGYIEQGEALGANGYRVARFVEKPDAEKATVMLARGGYSWNSGMFLLRASVYLKELERFAPKIYAACNAAWKGRKDDQAFFRPDSEAFLSSPSDSIDYAVMEQTDLAAVVPLGVSWSDLGSWEAFYQLGQQDDSGNVCSGDVMTEGAEDCYFNATHRLLTAIGVSGLVVVETQDAVLVAPRDRVQDVKKIVGRLQSAQRPECRQHPLVYRPWGSYETLVMDGRFQVKRIIVNPGAELSLQMHHHRAEHWVVVSGTAEVTNGDLVKLFTENQSTYIPLGTMHRLKNPGVIPLVLIEIQSGSYLGEDDIVRFADVYGREG, encoded by the coding sequence ATGCAGAATATTGCCCCTGTGATTCTGTGCGGCGGTAGTGGCACGCGTTTGTGGCCGCTCTCGCGCGAGGCATACCCAAAGCAGTTTGTGGATCTGGGCGACGGGAAAACGCTGTTCAAGGATACAGTGCTTCGGGCGCAGCATATGCCGGACAGCATGGAGCCTGTTATTGTGTGCAATGAGGCTCACCGCTTTTATGTGACCGCAGAGCTGTACGAATGCGGCGTGCATGGCAAAATCCTGCTGGAACCCGCGCCGCGTAACACTGCTCCGGCTATTGCTCTGGCGGCCTTTGCCTTGAAGGAAGACGGCGCAGATCCGCTCATGCTGGTATTGCCCTCTGACCATGCCATTGGCGATGAAGGTGTCTTTTTTGAAGGCGTAAAGCGCGCGGCGGCCCTGGCGGAACAGGGGCGTATTGTCACCTTTGGCATAGCCCCCACTGGCCCGGAAACAGGCTTTGGCTACATCGAACAAGGCGAGGCCCTCGGAGCTAATGGATACAGGGTTGCCCGTTTTGTGGAAAAACCAGATGCGGAAAAAGCCACGGTCATGCTGGCCAGGGGCGGTTATTCGTGGAACAGCGGCATGTTTTTGCTGCGGGCTTCTGTATATCTGAAAGAGCTGGAGCGTTTTGCTCCCAAGATATACGCCGCCTGCAATGCCGCATGGAAGGGCCGCAAGGATGATCAGGCCTTTTTCCGCCCGGACAGCGAGGCATTCCTTTCCTCCCCGTCTGATTCAATAGACTATGCGGTTATGGAGCAAACGGATCTGGCGGCTGTTGTGCCGCTTGGCGTCAGCTGGAGCGACCTTGGCTCATGGGAGGCCTTTTATCAGTTAGGGCAGCAGGATGACTCCGGCAACGTATGCTCCGGTGATGTCATGACCGAGGGTGCTGAAGATTGCTATTTTAACGCCACCCACAGGCTGCTGACGGCTATTGGTGTGAGCGGGCTTGTGGTGGTGGAAACACAGGATGCCGTGCTTGTTGCGCCGCGCGACCGCGTGCAGGACGTTAAAAAGATTGTTGGCCGCCTGCAAAGCGCTCAGCGGCCCGAGTGCAGGCAGCACCCCCTGGTCTATCGGCCGTGGGGCAGCTACGAAACTCTTGTCATGGACGGGCGGTTTCAGGTCAAGCGCATTATTGTGAACCCTGGTGCCGAGCTTTCTTTGCAGATGCACCACCACCGCGCCGAGCACTGGGTTGTGGTGAGCGGCACTGCGGAGGTGACCAATGGTGATCTGGTTAAATTGTTCACGGAAAACCAGTCGACCTACATACCACTCGGCACCATGCATCGGTTGAAAAACCCTGGGGTTATCCCTCTGGTGCTTATCGAAATACAGTCCGGCTCCTATCTGGGGGAGGACGATATCGTGCGGTTTGCGGATGTGTACGGGCGGGAAGGGTAG
- the gmd gene encoding GDP-mannose 4,6-dehydratase gives MKKALITGITGQDGAYLAEFLLQKGYEVHGIKRRASLFNTDRIDHLYEDPHANRRHFILHYGDLSDSSNLVRLMQEVKPDEVYNLAAQSHVQVSFESPEYTADVDALGTLRLLEAIRIAGLAETTRFYQASTSELFGLVQEVPQTEKTPFYPRSPYACAKLYAYWITVNYREAYGMYACNGILFNHESPIRGETFVTRKITRAMSRMVLGLQDCLYLGNMDAKRDWGHARDYVEMQWLMLQQGKPDDFVIATGRQFSVRDFVNTAAAELGVCLSWQGSGVEETGTVTSVDVSRLQQVAGNRQGLECHLKPGDVIVCVDPRYFRPTEVETLLGQPAKAKEKLGWEPKTSFEDMVAEMAREDLALSMRDAVCKVAGFKTFSHNE, from the coding sequence ATGAAAAAAGCGCTTATAACCGGCATCACCGGACAGGATGGGGCTTACCTTGCGGAGTTTCTGTTGCAGAAGGGCTACGAAGTGCACGGCATTAAACGGCGCGCCTCGTTGTTCAACACTGACCGCATTGATCATCTGTATGAAGACCCTCATGCCAATCGGCGGCACTTTATTCTGCATTACGGCGATCTGAGCGACTCCAGCAATTTGGTGCGCCTGATGCAGGAAGTAAAGCCGGACGAAGTGTATAATCTGGCGGCGCAGAGCCACGTGCAGGTTTCATTTGAGTCTCCTGAATACACTGCGGATGTGGATGCCCTCGGAACCTTGCGTCTGCTTGAGGCTATCCGCATTGCCGGGCTTGCTGAGACCACGCGTTTTTATCAGGCCTCTACTTCAGAGCTTTTTGGTCTGGTGCAGGAAGTGCCGCAAACGGAAAAAACACCGTTTTATCCGCGCTCTCCCTATGCATGCGCCAAGCTTTACGCCTACTGGATTACGGTCAACTACCGCGAAGCCTATGGAATGTACGCTTGCAACGGCATTCTTTTTAACCACGAGTCGCCAATCCGTGGTGAAACCTTCGTGACGCGCAAGATCACCCGCGCTATGTCGCGTATGGTGCTTGGCTTGCAGGATTGCCTGTATCTCGGCAACATGGACGCCAAACGCGACTGGGGGCACGCCAGAGATTACGTTGAAATGCAGTGGCTTATGTTGCAGCAGGGAAAGCCTGACGATTTTGTGATCGCCACCGGGAGGCAGTTTTCCGTGCGCGATTTTGTCAATACCGCAGCCGCAGAACTTGGCGTATGTCTCAGCTGGCAGGGCTCTGGCGTGGAAGAAACCGGCACCGTAACAAGCGTTGACGTGAGCCGATTGCAGCAGGTCGCCGGCAACCGTCAGGGGCTGGAATGCCATCTCAAACCCGGCGATGTCATTGTGTGCGTTGATCCGCGTTACTTCCGCCCCACAGAAGTGGAAACCCTGCTGGGGCAACCGGCCAAGGCCAAGGAAAAGCTGGGTTGGGAGCCGAAAACCTCCTTTGAAGACATGGTGGCCGAAATGGCGCGCGAAGACCTTGCCCTGAGCATGCGCGATGCCGTGTGCAAAGTGGCGGGCTTCAAAACCTTCAGCCACAATGAGTAA
- a CDS encoding GDP-L-fucose synthase: MSNAVRKDALVYVAGHRGLVGSALCRALTRSGYARQVTRTHAELDLCDQPGVRAFFSQHRPEVVILAAAKVGGIHANATYPAEFIYQNLQIQNNVIDSAYRNGCKKLLFLGSSCIYPKMCPQPIKEEYLLTGPLEPTNDAYALAKISGIRMCQAYRKQYGFDAISAMPTNLYGPGDNYHPENSHVIPGLIRRFHEAKARGASEVAIWGSGKALREFLHVDDMAEACVFLLENYSDFEHVNVGSQQECTIMDIARLIASVVGFNGEIDTDSTKPDGTPRKLMDSGKLFGMGWQPRVGLEEGLRDAYSDFLQNQHMWGY, from the coding sequence ATGAGTAATGCAGTGCGCAAGGATGCTCTGGTCTATGTGGCGGGCCACAGGGGGCTTGTAGGCAGCGCTCTGTGTCGCGCCTTGACGCGTTCGGGCTATGCGCGACAGGTCACCCGCACACATGCGGAACTGGATCTGTGCGATCAGCCCGGAGTGCGAGCTTTTTTTTCCCAGCACAGGCCTGAAGTGGTGATCCTGGCCGCTGCCAAGGTGGGGGGCATCCACGCCAATGCCACATATCCCGCAGAGTTTATTTATCAAAATCTGCAAATCCAGAACAACGTCATCGACAGCGCATACCGCAACGGTTGTAAAAAGCTGCTGTTTCTGGGGTCATCGTGTATTTACCCCAAGATGTGCCCGCAGCCCATCAAGGAAGAGTATCTGCTCACGGGGCCGCTGGAACCAACCAACGATGCTTACGCTCTGGCCAAAATCTCGGGCATCAGGATGTGCCAGGCCTACCGCAAGCAATATGGTTTTGATGCTATCAGCGCCATGCCTACCAATCTGTATGGACCCGGCGACAACTATCATCCGGAAAACAGCCATGTGATTCCTGGGCTTATCCGTCGTTTTCATGAAGCAAAAGCACGCGGTGCTTCAGAGGTTGCTATTTGGGGTAGTGGAAAAGCTCTACGCGAATTTCTGCACGTGGACGACATGGCGGAAGCCTGCGTATTTTTGCTTGAGAACTATTCTGACTTTGAGCATGTGAATGTGGGGAGCCAGCAGGAATGCACGATTATGGATATTGCCCGGCTTATCGCCAGCGTTGTGGGCTTCAATGGTGAAATTGATACTGATTCTACCAAGCCGGACGGCACGCCCCGCAAGCTGATGGATTCGGGCAAACTTTTTGGCATGGGCTGGCAACCCCGCGTGGGGCTTGAAGAAGGTCTGCGCGATGCGTACAGCGATTTTTTACAAAACCAGCATATGTGGGGCTATTAA
- a CDS encoding DUF268 domain-containing protein encodes MHVVEHAGLERDVDIFDPQGDLKAMAELARAVKPGGHLYFIVPLGGKARIQYNAHRIYDFKHILKCFP; translated from the coding sequence ATGCATGTGGTAGAACATGCCGGGCTTGAGCGCGATGTGGATATTTTTGATCCTCAGGGCGACTTGAAAGCAATGGCGGAACTGGCAAGAGCGGTCAAACCTGGGGGACATCTGTATTTTATTGTACCCTTGGGGGGCAAAGCTAGAATTCAGTATAATGCGCACAGAATATATGATTTTAAACATATTTTGAAATGCTTCCCTTAA
- a CDS encoding ABC transporter ATP-binding protein encodes MLKTLSKIFFLLPQLRQKQLIGLALAMVLVSFVELGLAGTISLLGVALADPASLEKIAVFKKIFQLVPNISREMPSSVRMLLFVMGMVCIATIAKNIITAVLTYWQNVVSQLIGSDVSSLLFEKYMYAPYFWHMQKNPGELSDYLNWRGQIAALFLGVLQVVSNFGVMFILMLGVFWVAPTVALLLYGVTACVAILVYKFSQNNAKNAGIQFVGLSTGVSRVIHAALHGIREVQIYHRRSAFIEKYSSALAMMARLSARQGTYPTLPTWCLECSGMLLLFLSIIVMVFNGENVAMITGTLTMMAAVSWRLLPAVNKIVGGILQVKTYYPTVIKILENYSDSNVTEKESDWLKTFSLIEIADVDFYYPDSKNAALKNLNLTIPKGCMIGVVGLSGAGKSTLVGILTGLLKPTSGKIIIDGTETAPLPGFIKIGYVPQHPYIMDASLAENVAFADWGGVPDEGRVIKCCQLAAIDFLDELPQGINTILGDRGVRLSGGQVQRVSVARALYNNPEILLFDEATSALDGAAESAIQKTIMTLSNDLTIIIIAHRLSTVEECDKLFWLKDGKVHRSGPARDVLAEYEAFLAEHTCGTDCIAGKV; translated from the coding sequence ATGCTGAAAACACTAAGTAAAATTTTTTTCTTATTGCCTCAACTACGTCAAAAACAACTTATAGGGCTTGCCCTGGCAATGGTGCTTGTCAGCTTTGTTGAATTAGGCCTCGCTGGAACCATCTCATTATTGGGTGTTGCCCTTGCTGATCCTGCTAGCTTAGAAAAAATTGCAGTATTTAAAAAAATATTTCAATTAGTTCCAAATATTAGTCGCGAGATGCCATCTTCAGTGCGTATGCTCCTTTTTGTCATGGGAATGGTGTGTATTGCCACTATTGCAAAAAATATCATTACAGCAGTACTTACGTATTGGCAAAATGTCGTATCACAGTTGATAGGCAGTGATGTTAGTAGCTTGCTGTTCGAAAAATACATGTATGCACCGTATTTTTGGCACATGCAAAAAAATCCTGGTGAGTTGAGCGATTATTTAAACTGGCGCGGACAAATTGCTGCTTTGTTCTTGGGTGTGTTACAAGTTGTTAGCAATTTTGGGGTTATGTTCATTTTAATGTTGGGGGTTTTCTGGGTTGCCCCAACTGTTGCCTTGTTGCTCTATGGCGTGACAGCATGCGTTGCAATTTTGGTTTATAAATTTTCACAAAATAATGCCAAAAATGCTGGGATCCAGTTTGTTGGATTATCTACTGGCGTGAGCCGTGTAATACATGCCGCTTTGCACGGAATTCGAGAAGTGCAGATTTACCATAGGCGGAGTGCGTTTATAGAAAAATACTCGAGCGCATTGGCTATGATGGCCCGGCTGAGTGCGCGGCAAGGGACCTATCCGACCTTGCCGACTTGGTGTCTTGAATGCTCAGGTATGTTACTGCTTTTTTTATCGATCATTGTTATGGTATTCAATGGTGAAAACGTCGCAATGATAACCGGCACTCTCACAATGATGGCTGCAGTTTCATGGCGGTTGCTTCCTGCAGTAAATAAAATTGTTGGTGGGATTTTGCAGGTCAAGACGTATTATCCTACAGTAATAAAAATACTGGAAAATTATTCTGATTCGAATGTGACTGAAAAGGAAAGTGACTGGTTAAAGACGTTTTCTTTGATTGAAATCGCTGATGTAGATTTTTATTATCCTGATTCAAAAAATGCAGCCCTGAAAAATTTGAACCTAACCATTCCAAAGGGATGCATGATAGGTGTTGTCGGCCTTTCAGGTGCCGGGAAAAGTACTCTTGTGGGCATTTTGACCGGGCTATTGAAGCCAACATCTGGGAAAATAATTATAGATGGAACAGAAACTGCGCCTTTGCCTGGATTTATAAAGATAGGCTATGTCCCGCAACACCCCTATATTATGGACGCTTCATTGGCAGAAAACGTTGCCTTTGCAGATTGGGGGGGGGTGCCGGACGAAGGCAGAGTTATTAAGTGTTGTCAGTTGGCCGCCATCGACTTTTTAGATGAACTGCCGCAGGGTATTAATACGATACTCGGCGACAGGGGTGTGCGTCTTTCCGGCGGTCAGGTGCAACGAGTTTCAGTGGCCCGGGCACTTTACAACAACCCAGAGATTCTTCTTTTTGACGAGGCTACGAGTGCCTTGGATGGTGCTGCGGAATCTGCTATTCAAAAAACAATCATGACCTTGAGCAATGATTTGACTATCATTATTATTGCACATCGGTTGAGTACTGTTGAGGAGTGTGACAAACTTTTCTGGCTTAAGGATGGAAAAGTTCACAGGAGTGGACCTGCCCGGGATGTTTTAGCTGAATATGAAGCATTTTTGGCAGAACACACCTGTGGCACGGATTGCATTGCAGGCAAAGTGTAA
- a CDS encoding glycosyltransferase has product MWKISKGQAMHSCSPIISFIIATFNAGETLRRCLNSLLECDTHQIEIIIKDACSVDDTQNIVDEYLDRLPIRFICQRDTGISDAWNQAVTADGGPQGQWILFLGADDFICSPHRLKATVAALGNLAEHAEYAAAPVTLVNGDGFAVDTLFPSRSLKRDLPMGMPLPHQGLFHRRCLFSANRFDTSLRITGDYSFLCSTLKPDNLVYLDLPALVCMSLGGVSGNLEGLARRNREVLRVSRKFFPDCARGALWKRLVLSYLFNGLSILFGAQFATRCADYYRRLLRKTPLWTTREPLSGAMRLPEDSATTCSSQQPVFSLLVATLNRGQPLQKFLDCLLEQTIGTSSFEVLIADQNPSGFLQPLIDGYADRLSIRVVQVPNIGVSHARNVLVPLAHGQYIAFPDDDCFYEADTLLEAQKIFESHLHVHAIQGSWSAPGRDRKLICPSNRLCTSLSIFKRGETYVQFFRKESVNHIGLFDTMLGPGTGLPYGCGEDTDYLLRAIEKGLTVVYAPSVHVHHNEVDVMAIMTNKQKIISYATGRMYLLRKHKLPLWFQVFNIIYPLLRIPFEGIGSRKYRFMMFKARLHGFFYVRSSSALKG; this is encoded by the coding sequence TTGTGGAAAATCTCTAAAGGACAAGCAATGCACAGTTGCTCACCCATTATTTCATTTATTATCGCTACATTTAATGCCGGTGAGACACTTCGGCGTTGTCTGAATTCTTTGTTGGAGTGTGATACGCACCAAATCGAAATCATCATTAAAGATGCCTGCTCTGTTGATGACACGCAGAATATCGTTGACGAATATTTGGATCGTCTACCTATTCGGTTTATATGCCAACGAGATACTGGCATTTCTGATGCATGGAATCAGGCCGTTACAGCTGACGGAGGTCCTCAGGGACAATGGATTCTTTTTCTGGGGGCTGATGACTTTATATGTTCCCCGCATCGCCTGAAGGCAACGGTAGCTGCTCTGGGTAATCTTGCGGAACATGCTGAATACGCTGCTGCTCCGGTTACCTTGGTCAATGGAGATGGTTTTGCGGTAGATACCCTCTTCCCCTCACGCTCTCTTAAGCGCGACCTTCCTATGGGGATGCCGCTACCGCATCAGGGTTTATTTCATCGGCGCTGTTTGTTTTCAGCTAACAGATTCGACACTTCGTTACGGATTACAGGTGACTATAGCTTTTTGTGCAGCACTCTGAAGCCTGACAACTTGGTCTATCTTGATCTACCTGCCCTGGTTTGTATGAGCCTTGGAGGTGTAAGTGGCAACCTAGAAGGCCTGGCAAGGCGGAACCGCGAAGTTTTGCGGGTATCCAGAAAGTTTTTCCCTGACTGCGCTCGCGGCGCGCTGTGGAAGCGCCTGGTTTTGTCTTATCTGTTCAATGGGTTGTCCATATTGTTTGGGGCACAATTTGCAACAAGGTGTGCTGACTATTATCGAAGGCTACTTCGTAAGACCCCACTCTGGACCACAAGGGAGCCATTGTCTGGGGCCATGCGGCTACCTGAAGATTCAGCCACTACATGCAGCAGCCAGCAGCCAGTTTTCTCTTTATTGGTTGCTACACTTAACAGAGGACAACCACTACAGAAGTTTTTGGACTGCTTGTTGGAACAGACGATCGGGACCTCTTCATTTGAGGTTCTTATTGCAGACCAGAATCCGTCAGGTTTTTTACAACCACTGATTGATGGCTATGCTGATCGTCTGTCCATTCGTGTTGTGCAAGTGCCCAATATCGGTGTTTCGCATGCTCGGAATGTCCTGGTGCCATTGGCCCATGGGCAATATATTGCCTTTCCTGATGATGACTGCTTTTATGAAGCTGATACGTTGCTAGAAGCCCAGAAAATTTTTGAATCCCACCTGCATGTGCATGCTATTCAGGGGAGTTGGTCTGCCCCTGGCAGGGATAGAAAATTAATTTGCCCTTCCAATCGGCTGTGCACTTCGCTATCCATTTTTAAGCGGGGCGAAACTTATGTGCAGTTTTTTAGAAAAGAATCTGTAAATCACATTGGTCTTTTTGATACTATGTTAGGGCCCGGTACTGGGTTGCCATATGGTTGCGGGGAAGATACTGACTATTTGTTGCGCGCCATTGAGAAAGGTTTGACAGTAGTATACGCACCTTCAGTTCATGTTCACCATAATGAAGTTGATGTTATGGCTATAATGACTAACAAACAAAAAATTATATCTTATGCAACGGGGCGTATGTATCTTTTGCGTAAGCATAAACTCCCATTGTGGTTTCAGGTATTCAATATAATTTATCCATTACTTAGAATTCCCTTTGAGGGGATTGGATCAAGAAAATACCGATTTATGATGTTCAAGGCGAGGCTGCACGGTTTTTTTTACGTGCGCTCATCTTCAGCGTTAAAGGGTTGA
- a CDS encoding alpha-1,2-fucosyltransferase: MSCNLSQPFVGAWIAGGLGNQLFQFAAAYAYSLRTGATLLLDTNFFHHPAKNRDYALAKLGLNEKKWPWATPPFGDRWSISPRRMAGVLISKIRQWRLRYTVISEKRYDYDEVLSLINPSVYLYGYWQSPLYFVDAASQLRDSVKLAPLVKANVPLAESIRNTMSVAVHVRRGDYATQHSDTFGLIPYEYYAYAASLLRRGFENPQFFIFSDDYDSARDMFGDWPDATVCPALSAEEDLALIASCKHQIIANSTFSWWGAWLNSNLEKIVIAPKQWAQKKVLLSRYIFDLFPQNWLLL; the protein is encoded by the coding sequence ATGTCATGTAATTTATCTCAACCATTTGTAGGAGCGTGGATTGCCGGTGGGCTTGGCAACCAGCTTTTTCAGTTTGCAGCAGCGTATGCATATTCATTACGGACTGGAGCAACACTACTTTTAGACACAAATTTTTTTCATCATCCAGCAAAAAACCGTGACTACGCGCTTGCCAAGCTGGGCCTCAATGAAAAAAAATGGCCTTGGGCCACTCCGCCATTTGGTGATAGATGGTCAATCTCTCCACGCCGCATGGCAGGGGTTTTGATCTCGAAAATACGGCAGTGGCGTCTGCGGTATACCGTCATCAGCGAAAAGCGTTATGATTACGATGAAGTTCTTTCATTGATAAATCCATCAGTTTATCTTTATGGATACTGGCAGTCACCGTTGTATTTTGTAGATGCGGCCAGTCAGTTGCGTGATTCTGTCAAACTGGCCCCGCTTGTAAAGGCGAATGTCCCACTTGCTGAATCCATTCGCAACACCATGTCAGTAGCGGTCCATGTACGTCGGGGTGATTATGCCACGCAGCATAGTGACACCTTTGGTCTTATCCCATATGAGTACTATGCTTACGCAGCCTCTTTGCTACGCAGGGGATTTGAAAACCCACAATTTTTTATTTTTTCTGATGATTATGATTCTGCCCGGGATATGTTTGGCGATTGGCCTGATGCAACCGTTTGCCCTGCACTGTCAGCAGAAGAAGATCTGGCCCTGATCGCTTCCTGTAAGCATCAAATAATCGCAAACTCAACCTTTTCATGGTGGGGGGCTTGGCTTAATTCAAATCTTGAAAAGATTGTTATTGCTCCAAAGCAGTGGGCCCAAAAAAAGGTTTTGCTGTCTCGGTATATTTTTGACTTGTTCCCTCAAAATTGGCTTCTTTTGTAA
- the wecB gene encoding UDP-N-acetylglucosamine 2-epimerase (non-hydrolyzing) translates to MKRKILIFVGTRPEAIKMAPVVKALRTRSDQFDVTLLSTGQHREMLMQTLGDFALEPDINLDLMTANQSLAQLSSQLMTSIDAVLARENPDIILVQGDTTTVMVASLCAFYRGISCGHVEAGLRSYNMHSPFPEELNRRVAGLVASLHFAPTDRAVAALHDEGVPSDVVYLTGNTGIDALLWTANDILMSPPVLPSQIQKIIDSGQRYVLITGHRRESFGKGFESICQALKKLASIHRDVAFLYPVHLNPNVRSTVFHALSDCPNIVLTDPLPYRQFVAAMQGAYCLLTDSGGVQEEAPSLKKPVLVMRDVTERPEGVAAGCSCLVGTDCDKIVHSVSAILDDPDGRYQLMVAAKNPYGDGRASERIADILSDFFSTKTV, encoded by the coding sequence ATGAAGCGTAAAATACTCATTTTTGTTGGCACGAGGCCGGAAGCCATAAAGATGGCGCCAGTGGTAAAAGCTCTGCGCACTCGAAGCGATCAGTTTGATGTTACTCTGCTGTCAACCGGTCAGCACCGTGAAATGCTGATGCAGACCTTGGGAGACTTTGCTCTGGAGCCGGACATCAACCTTGATCTTATGACAGCCAACCAGAGCTTGGCGCAGCTCTCCTCGCAGCTGATGACCTCCATTGATGCAGTTCTTGCTCGGGAAAACCCCGATATTATTTTGGTGCAAGGCGATACAACAACGGTGATGGTTGCCTCCCTGTGCGCCTTTTACCGGGGGATTTCCTGCGGGCATGTGGAAGCTGGGCTGCGAAGTTACAATATGCATTCACCCTTCCCGGAGGAGTTGAATCGCAGGGTTGCGGGGCTTGTGGCCAGTCTGCATTTTGCCCCCACAGATCGAGCTGTAGCTGCTTTGCATGATGAAGGTGTTCCATCTGATGTAGTTTATCTGACTGGTAATACCGGTATTGATGCCCTGCTTTGGACAGCCAATGACATCTTAATGTCCCCACCAGTTTTACCCAGTCAGATTCAAAAAATTATCGACTCTGGCCAGCGATATGTGCTTATCACCGGTCATCGGCGGGAAAGCTTTGGCAAGGGATTTGAGTCAATTTGCCAGGCTCTAAAAAAGTTGGCATCAATCCATCGCGATGTAGCATTTCTTTACCCAGTTCACTTAAATCCAAATGTGCGCAGTACCGTATTTCATGCTCTCTCGGATTGTCCTAATATTGTACTCACAGATCCTTTGCCTTACAGGCAATTTGTTGCTGCAATGCAGGGCGCATACTGTTTGTTGACAGATTCTGGTGGGGTGCAGGAAGAGGCCCCCTCGCTCAAAAAACCCGTCCTGGTAATGCGGGATGTGACGGAACGGCCCGAGGGAGTTGCGGCTGGCTGCAGCTGCCTTGTTGGTACAGATTGCGATAAAATCGTTCATAGCGTTTCGGCAATCCTAGATGATCCTGATGGCCGCTATCAGCTTATGGTGGCGGCGAAGAATCCTTATGGGGATGGACGCGCGTCTGAACGTATTGCAGATATCCTTTCGGATTTCTTTTCAACCAAGACAGTTTGA